Below is a window of Synergistaceae bacterium DNA.
CGGTAGTTTAGGATGACGAGAGGGCAGTTTGGGATGGTACTTTCAATCAGAGATATTTTGCCATAAAACCAGCAGGGGTCAATCTCATCCGGCGTATACACGAGAGTATAACTCATTTTCAACAGGAACCTGTCAATAACTCCTGCCTGTGCAGGAAATTTTCGCCTTATGACATCTTTCAGTTCTGTCACGA
It encodes the following:
- a CDS encoding type II toxin-antitoxin system VapC family toxin, which codes for MWIMPDTNVLVSLLLFPDERINAMLALIFSEHELILSSFVVTELKDVIRRKFPAQAGVIDRFLLKMSYTLVYTPDEIDPCWFYGKISLIESTIPNCPLVILNYRLSRVFESRFLSAHPSPPRASG